A genome region from Tolypothrix sp. PCC 7712 includes the following:
- a CDS encoding ExbD/TolR family protein translates to MKINLHTPVEEVQIQLIPLIDVVFCILTFFLLAALQFTRQEAINAINLDLPKANTGTSPTAALQGNSNILPVTVDAVGQTYVEKQMVRRDQLAAILKNYVQQNPNGVLVLNASRTATYNDVIETLDLLRQVGGDRVSLGIIPNQSQTPTNSTLPGIPAFPTNPGANPVPNTAPVPDINPQGNVNPNLPTAPTSPQTGQNLQIAPNATTPNRNVAPGTSTSTPAR, encoded by the coding sequence ATGAAAATAAATTTACATACTCCAGTTGAAGAAGTTCAAATTCAACTTATTCCCTTGATAGATGTCGTTTTTTGTATTCTGACATTTTTTTTGTTGGCGGCTTTGCAATTCACGCGCCAAGAAGCAATTAATGCCATTAATCTAGATTTACCTAAAGCTAACACTGGTACATCACCGACTGCGGCGTTACAGGGCAATAGCAATATCTTACCTGTAACTGTTGACGCTGTTGGTCAAACATATGTGGAAAAACAAATGGTCAGACGAGACCAATTAGCAGCAATTTTAAAGAATTATGTTCAACAAAACCCTAATGGCGTTTTAGTACTGAATGCATCACGGACAGCAACATACAACGATGTCATCGAAACCTTAGACTTACTTCGCCAAGTAGGAGGCGATCGCGTCTCTTTGGGAATTATACCAAACCAATCTCAAACACCTACTAATTCTACTCTTCCTGGCATTCCAGCTTTTCCCACTAACCCTGGTGCTAATCCTGTACCAAATACTGCACCAGTCCCAGACATCAATCCTCAAGGTAATGTTAATCCTAACTTACCCACAGCACCTACTTCGCCTCAAACTGGTCAAAATCTTCAGATTGCGCCCAATGCCACAACACCCAACAGAAATGTAGCACCAGGAACAAGCACTTCTACTCCTGCAAGATGA